Genomic window (Fundidesulfovibrio terrae):
TTTCATGGGCTGTCCTATTGCTGCTGCTTAAGCGGCAGCCGGATGGTGAAGGTCGTCCCCAAGCCGGGGCGCGACGCGACTCCGAGGGTTCCCTTGTGGTTGGAGGCGATGATGAAATAGGAGACCGACAGCCCAAGCCCGGTCCCCTCGCCCGGAACCTTGGTGGTGAAGAACGGCTCGAACACCTTTCGGCTGACGCTCTCGTCCATTCCCAGCCCGTTGTCCTCGATCTCTATGCGGGCCATGTCCGCCTCCAGGCGCGTACGCAAGACGATCCTGGGCGCGGGGCTGCCGGGAGGCCGCTGGGCCAGGACCTGGGCGGCGTTTCGCAGGATGTTCACCGCCACCTGTTCGATCTGGCCCTCGGCGCAGGGCACGAAGGGGATGTCCGAAGCGTAATCCCGCACGACCTCAACCTTTCGGAAATCGTATTTTTTCTTCAGGTCGTAGTCGTTGGCGCACAACTCCAGGGCCTTGTCCAACAGTGCGTGGATGTCGACCGGAATTCTGGCCGTGTCGGGCCTCCGGCTGAACTCGAGCATGTTCGACACGATCCGGGCCGCCCGCTGGCCGGAATCGCGCACAGCATCGAGAAGATGGTTCACGTCCCTGACCCGGCAATATTCCCTGATGGATTCCAGGGAGCATCCGGCCGTCTCCGCGGCCTTCTCGTTGGCGGGGAGGTCCGACTCCAGCCTTCGCTGCACGCTCTGCACGCTCTGGAGGATGCCCGCCAGGGGATTGTTGATCTCATGGGCCATGCCTGCGGCGAGCCCCCCCACGGACATCATCTTCTCGGTCTCGGCCATGATTTCGTACATGCGCACCCGCTCGGAGATGTCCACTGCGATGACCAGCAAGAACGACGCGCCGTCCAACTCAATGCGGGCGAAGGTGCAGTCGGCCATGCCTTCCCCGCCTGAGCCGGGTTTGAGCCGCAGGTCGTCCCGCTGGATGCCGTGCCCGGCCAGGGCCAGGGCCGCCGGCGAGGACGGCGACGCCGCGTCCCAAACCTCGGCCGTCTTGAGGTTGCCGCGCAACAGGTCGCCCAGTTTCACGCCCAGAAGATCTGCGGCCACGTGGTTGGCCATGACGCACGCGCCGTCGGTCCCGTCGTAGACCAGAATGCCCACCGGGGAATGCTCGAGGATCATGGCGTTGAACGTCAACGCCCTGCGCAGGGAATCCTCGGCGTCCTTCCGGCCGGAAATGTCGTTGTGGGTGCCGATCATGCGCAGGGGAGAGCCGTCTTCACCGCGGGCAACGACCTTTCCCATGGCCAATACCCACTTGTAGCGCCCATCCTTGCAGCGCAGGCGGTGTTCCAGAATGTATTCCTGCGTCTTTCCCGTGAAATAATTGTCTATGGTCCGCATGGCGCGCTCGGAGTCGCCAGGGTACAGGAGGTCCCTCCACTGGTCGAAGGAGTCCCTCAGTTCACTGGGCTCATAGCCCAGCATGGCCTTCCAGCGATCGGAGAAAAAGACCGCGCCCGTCGCCACGTTCCAGTCCCAGACGCCAGCCCCGGCACCCTCCAGGGCGAACTGCCAGCGTTCGTCGCTCTTGCGCAGAGCCTCGAGCAGCTCGCGCAGTTCGCCTGTCTTGGCCCTTACCTTGCGCCTTAAAGTGATGTTGAATCCCGACAGAACGACCAGGAATCCCGCCACGACGAAAAGGGCGTACACCAGCATGTGCCTGAATTCGGCGTTGTAAATCGGCGTCCCCAGCCATTTGCGCTCTATTGCTCCTATTTCCTTGGAATCTATTTTGCCGAACCCCTCCACAACCAAACGCAAGATATCCGCGCGTCCCTTTTTAACGGCGCGATGAAATTCGCCTGAATACAGGGTGAACCCGTAACGGAACTCGTCGTCCAGGTTGAACTTGTAGAGGTAATACAGCGCCGGGGGTTGATCCACGCAGAAAACCTTGATGGCTCCCTCCCCGGCGGCCTTGATCACGTCCTCGTAGCTGTCGAATTCCCGGATGGTGGTTATGCCGTGCTTGCGCAGCACGTCGATGCACGCGTCCCCGGCCTTCACCCCGATGGTGAAGCCGCGCAGGGACTCCACGCCGGTTATGCCGCCCAGACTCTTGTGAAAGTAGACCGGAACGTCAAGCCGGGCGTAGGGGGGAGTGAAGTCGTAGATTTTTGCCCGCTGCTCGTTGAAAAAAATGGTGTCGATAACGTCCGCATGGCCATCAGCCATGATCTGCTGGGCTTTGCCCCAGTCCGTGGCCACGAGGTTGACGTCCACGCTCGTGGCCCGGGACCACAGCCGCCACTCGTCCACCAGCAGCCCCTGAAGCTGCCCGTCCTGGGTTCGGAAGATGTACGGAGGATAGTTGTCGTCCATGACGACCGTGACGACTGCCGGCCGATCCACCGGCACGGCCTGCCCCAAGGCCGCCACGGGAGCCGTAACGAGAAGCAACAACAGCAGGACGGCCCGGCGTGTCGTCTCCCCGCCTCCGGTATACTTCGTTATCCGCCACTTCTTCACGCCACTCTCCCGGTGTGTCCATGCGCGCGCCGAAACAGGCGTCCGCGGCGTGCATAGGCAATTCAACACACCCCATTTATAGCGAAAACTGCATCAGCACATCTCTTTTGAAGGGTGCTCCCTGGAAACACCACCGACTAGAACTGTTGCCCTTCCGGGCTGCCCAGCAGCACCCCCGCCTTGAGGCCGGGGGCGGCTCCTTCCACGGCATGGCTGGTGGCCTGGGAGAGCGTGAGCCCCATGGTCCTGGCCAATGCCATGGCGTCCAGAGCTTCCACGGGCCTGAAACTGCCCGGCGACCAGCATGGCAACCTCCCTTCACCGGCCTGCCAGGCCAGGTTCAAGCGACTCAGCATCAGGTCGGCTGCCAGCCAGACGTCGCGCGAATCCTTGAAGCCGGACGATCCGGGAGCGTCGTAGAGCGGCATGCCCAGCCAGTCCAGGTTCTCGGCCAGGGAGCGCACCTCCTGAACGGGCCTGCCGCTGGCCCTGACCACGGCGGCCACGAAGCGCAACGGATTCTTGAACTTGGCTCCGGCGTACTTCCGGTCGGCGAATTCGGGGCTGGAAAAAAGCGCCCGCAGCACGGCCTTGATGTCGCCCTTGGAATCCAGGAAGACCTTGGACAGGCTCTCCTCGAGGGGTTTGGGCACGTCCTCGGTCAGGAAGAAGCGGATGAGCTTCGCGCAGATGTTGCGGGCGGTCTCGGGCTGGGCGGCCAGCAGGCGCAGGGCCTCCACCCCCTCGTTCACTCCCGACGCCTTGATGGTCTTGCCCAGGAAGACCTTGTCCTTGATGTCGTGGCGCTGCTCGTCGAACACGAAACCGAGCTTGTCCTGGGGGGTGCGCGGCGCGCCGATGCTCCACCCGGCCAGGATGAGCGCCAGGGAGTTTACGTCCTGGATCTTGATCTTGGCGTCCGCGCCCATGGTGTGCGCGGTCATGAGTTCCCGGGCGTGCACCTCCACGAGGGGACGCGGCTTGCCCTTGCCCTGGGGGCTGTCCGGGGAGGCGCTCTGCCAGTTCTCCAGGTTGATGAGCATGGCCGGATGGTGCGTGACGGCCAGCAGGAGGTCCTCGAAGCGGCCGAGAGCATGGGGGCGGATGGCTTCGCGCTCGTAGCTGCCCACCCAGAGGTGCGCAAGCCCCTTCGAGGCGGGGACGTTGAAGTGGTTGTACCAGAACTCGCACATGAGTTCTTCGAGCTGGCGCGGGGACAGGAGTATCCGCCACAGCTTGGCTTCGGACGCCTCCGTGTGGATGATGGAGGCCTTCTCCCTGGCCGCGGTGATCTCGTCCATGGTGGGATTCTTGCGCGGTCCGCCCGGGGCCTTGGGACCGTAGGTCCTGAAAAGCTGTACCGTGTCCATGGATACGGTCTTGAGCGCGGCGAGCCGCTCCGCCAGGGCCTGGGGCTCGGGCAGTTTCTCGGGGGCCAGCTGCTCCTCCACGTAGGCGGCGACGCCCATGGCCCGGACCCGGTCCACCTCGCCGGGAACGGCTCCGAAGGACAGGCGGTTCACGGCGTGGGCGGCCATGGCCTCGGGCGCAAGCGACTGGGCCCGGACCGGCGCAGAGAAACACAAGCCGCACAGCAAGCTGCACAGGACCAAAAGTCTTACGGGCATGCGCCACCGTTACTCCGGGAGACGCGAAAATTCAATTTCCTTTTGCTCTTTACCCCGGTGCGGCCACAGGATAGAAATTTTGAATACTCAGGGAAGGAGATAAATCATGAAGCGGATATATGTGGTTCTCCTAGCGCTGGCGCTCTGCTCGCTGTCCGCCGAGACTTCCTGGTCCAAGAAGAAGGACGGCCCGCCCGCATACGACGACGAGGGTTTCGTCCCGCCGGGCCAGGCCAAGCCCCATGGGCCTCCGCCCTGGGCCCCGGCCCACGGCTACCGGGCCAAGCAGCGCTACCGTTATTATCCGGCCTACAACATCTACCAGGACCCGGCCACCGGCGTGTACTTCAGCTTCCGCGGAGGACTCTGGAGCAGAGGAGGCCTGCCCGCGGGCGTTGCGCCGCAGACGCTCGGGAAATACCACGAGTTCGACGGATACGCCGACGAGCCGTGGAAGTCCTACCCGCCTAAAAAGTAATCGGCCTCGGACAGGTCCGATCCCCGTTTGAGCGCCGGGTCCGCCTCTCACGGGCCCGGCCGCCGCCGGAAAGACTCTCCCGCGACGCGAAACCGTCATCGCCCCCGCATAGGCAGGATGAAAACGCGCCTCACGGGGGTATCATGCCGCAATCCTGCGCTGGCCTGCTCAAAGCCGCCGTGCGCCAGAGCCCGGCCCTTTCCAGGCAGGGCCTGCTCGAACAACTCTTCTGCTGGTGTTTTTCGGGTTTCGTCTACAATCAGATATGGGAAGATCCGCGCACCGACATCGAGGCCATGGAGCTTTCGCCGCGCCATCGCGTCCTGACCATCGCCTCGGGCGGGTGCAACATCTGCCACTACCTGCTCGAGGGCGTGAAATCGGTCACGGCAGTGGACCTCAACATCCACCACGTGCACCTGAGCCGCCTCAAGCTGGAAGCCGCACGCCGCCTGCCCACCCACGAGACCTTTTTCCGCTTCTTCGGGCAGGCCGAGGACAACGCCAACATCTGGGCCTACACCCGTCATGTGGAGGCGCACCTCCCCCGCGACACCGCTTCCTACTGGGCGTCGCGCCGTTCTTTCCTCGGCGGGCCGCGCATTGGAATCTTCGCTGAGAACCTCTACGAACACGCCCGTATGGGACAGTTCCTGCGCCTTCTGCGCAGCCTGTGCCGCCTGACCGGGCGTGATCCCCAGCGCATCCTCGAGGCCAGGACCTTGGAGGAGCAGCGCGACGCTTACCGCCGGGAACTCGAGCCCCTGCTCACCGGCAGGCTTGCCGGGCTCCTCTCCCGCTCGGCCATGGCCGTCTTCAGCCTGGGCATCCCGCCCCAGCAGTTCAAGGCCCTGGAGCGCGAATGCCCCGGCGGCGTGCTGGAGGAGTATCGCAAACGGGTGGAGAAGCTGGCCTGCCGCTTCCCCCTTCAGGACAACCCCTTCGCCTGGCAGGCATTCGGACGCTGCTACGACCGGCGCGGGCGCAAGGCCGTGCCGGAATACCTGCGACCGGAAAACTTCCAGGCCCTCAAGGCCGCGACACCCCGAGCGGACATCCTGCACGGCTCTCTGGACGGATACCTGGCCAAGCAGCCCGCCCGCAGCCTGGACCGCTACGTGCTCCTCGACTCGCAGGACTGGATGACCCGCGAAGCCATCTCCCGGCTTTGGGGGGAAATCGAACGCACAGCCCGTCCCGGCGCGCGGGTGATCTTCCGCACGGGCGGCCGGCTCTCGCCGGTCGAGGAAGCCTTGCCCGGCCCGGCAAGGGGCGCTTTCCGCTACGATGAGGCCCAGTCGCGAAGACTTTCCGAAACCGACCGGTCCTGCATCTACGGGGCGTTCCACCTCTACATCCACGAGGGCTGAGCCATGACGCAGGCCACGCGCATGGACGACATCTACCGCCTGCAACGCCACATCTACGATGCGACGCGACACTACTACCTGCTGGGGCGCGACAGGCTGCTGCGTGGGCTGCCGGTGCCCATGGGGGGCGCGGTGCTGGAGGTGGGATGCGGCACGGGGCGCAACCTGGCCGCGCTCAGGAAGATGCGCCCGGACCTGACGCTGTGCGGCCTGGACGTCTCCACCATGATGCTCGAGACCGCCCGGGCCAAGCTCCAGGGGCTGGACGTGACCCTGGCCTGCTGCCGCGCCGAGGAGTTGGACCCGCAGGCCCACTTCCGGCTGGACGCCGCCTTCGATGCGGTGTTCTTTTCATACAGCCTGTCCATGATCCCCGACTGGCGTGCGGCCCTGGAAGCGGGCTTCGCGACGCTCAAGCCAGGGGGGACGCTTGCAGTGGTGGATTTCTGGGGCCACGGCGGATTGCCATCCTGGCTGGAATGGGCGCACCGGCGCTGGCTCGCCCTGTTCGGCGTGAGCTTCAGGCCGGAGCTGCTGACCTACATGCGGGACATGGAACGCCAGGACCGGGCGCTTCTGGAGCTGGAGTCGGTCAAGAGCGGGTACGCGTATCTCGCCTGGGCAAGAAAGCTGGGTTAGGACGCGAAACTACAAAGGATTCCATAGGAACGAAGTTCCTTTGGCCGCCGGAGGCCTCCTATTCTTCTCCGCCCCGTAGCGCCTCGATGGGGTCCATGGCCGCCGCCCGGCGCGCGGGCTTGAGTCCGGCCACCAGGGCGATGGCCAAGGCCGACGCCAGGGCCAGCACGAAGAGCTTCACCGAAAGCTTGATCTCGAGTAGCCCCAAGGCGGCCAGGAGCTGCCCCATGCCGATGCCGATGCCCATGCCGATCAATGCGCCGACGAGGGTCAGGAGCACGGCCTCGGTCAAAAACTGGATGGTGATGGCCGCCGAGGTGGCCCCCAGGGCCTTCTTGAGCCCTATCTCCTCCCGCCGCTCGCTCACCGAGAGAAACAGCAGGTTCGCCAGCACGAAGCCGCCCACCACGATGGCCGCCCCGGCGGTAATGCCCAGAAACACCATGATGCCGCCGGTGATCATGGTCAGGAACTTGAGGATTTCGCTGGCGGACAGGATGGAAAAATCGTCTGGGTCTTCGGGCCTGAGGTTATGGTTGTGGCGCAGAAGCGAGCGCAGGTTCTCGATGTGGGAGTCCATGAGTTCCGGGTCCAAGAATTTCACCCGCAGCGCCCGGAAGTACTTGCGCTCCAGGTTGAAGCGCTGGGTGAGCGTGGAGATGGGGATGATGATGCGGTCGTCCACGGAGGTGCCGCCCCCTCCCGGGGTGAATCCCCGGTAGGCCAGGCGGCCGATGATCTGCACGGGCAGGTCCTGAACCAGGATTACCTGCCCGATGGGGGATTCGTCGCCGAAGAGCTCCTTGGCCGGATAATCCCCGATGAGTCCCACCTTGGCCGAGTGCTTCACGTCATCCTCGGAGATGTCTCGCCCTTCGGCCAGCGGCCAGTTCCAGGCCTCGGCGTAATCGGCCGTGGCTCCCACAACGACGGGCGTGACCGTGTTGCGGTTCTCGAACCTGAGCGTGATCGAAAATTTTGAGCGCATGGGCACCACGAGGTACGCGCCGGGCAGGGATCCTTCGATGCTCTGGGCGTCCTGCCAGCTGAGCGTCATCACGCGCTGGCCCACTGCTCGTGTCTCGATGTTGCCGCCGAACACCAGCACGGCGTCCGGGCCGAACCACTCCACTATCTCCAGGGCCTTGCGCCGCGCTCCGTCCACGGAGGCGATGATGATGGTCAGGGCGGCGATGCCCAGGGCCACGGCCAACACCACGAAGAACGAGCGCAGCTTGAAGGCCCACAAGGCCCCGATCGACATGCCCAGGATGCGCCGGATCAGGACCGCCCGGCGGACCGCCTTACGCGGCCACTCCGTCCAGGACCAGGATGCGGCGTTTGGCATGGCTGGCGGTCTCCTCGTCGTGGGTGACGACGATGACGGTTGTGCCCAGGGCGTTGACCTGGGCGAAGAGGCTCATGATCTCGGCCGAGGTCTTGGAATCGAGCTGGCCGGTAGGCTCGTCGGCCAGAATGAGGTCCGGGGCGCTCAGCATGGCCCGGGCCAGGGCCACGCGCTGCTGCTGGCCGCCCGAGAGCTGGGGAGGCTTGTGGCGCATGCGGTCGGCCAGGCCCACCTGCTCGAGCAGAAAGCGCGCCCGGTCGCGCAGCTCGGCCTGGGGCTTGCCGCTGTAGAGCCCGGGCAGCATCACGTTGTCCAGGGCCGAGGCGTAGGGGATGAGATAAAAGCTCTGGAACACGAAGCCAATGACCTGGTTGCGAAGCTCCGACAGGGCATCGTCGTCCAGTCGGGAGACGTCGCGCCCCCCCAGGAGGTAGCTGCCCGAGCTGGCCCGGTCCAGAAGGCCGATGATGTGCAGGAGCGTGGACTTTCCCGAGCCGGAAGGCCCTTGCAGGGCCACGAACTCGCCCGAGCCGATGTCCAGGGTAACGCCGCGCAGCACGTCGGTGCGCATGTCGCCCTGGACGTAATGCTTGGTGATGTCCCGCAGGCTGATGAGGGGGGTGGCGTCCATGTCGCGGCGCAGGATGCCAGATTGCCGGGCGCGGGTCGAGGGGATTGATGAAGAAGGAAAAGCAAAGGGCGGACGCTCCGGATGTTTCCGGGGCGTCCGCCCTGGTGGTCGATTGCGGCTGGCCTGCGGCTAGCTCTTGTTCTCGCCGCCGGGCTTGGCCTTCGGGGCCTCATCCGCAGGGGCCTTCACCACGGCGGGTTGTCCGCCTGAAGCGGCCTCGGCGGGCGCATCCGGCTTCGCGGCAGCCTGACCGGCAGAGAGGGGAGCGGCCTCGTCATGGCCAAGGGCGGCCACGTCGTGGGCCTCGCGCTCGGCGGCCTGGGCGTCGACGGCCGGGGCCGGGACGGGAGCGCCGGAGGAGGCTTCGGACTCGCCCGGAGTGGGAAGCTCCGGAGTGCCGGGGGTCTGCTCCACGGAAGGGCCGCCTTCGGGCAGGACCGGAGTCTGCGCGCCGTGGCTTTCGGAAGCCTGGGCCTCTTCCAGGGCCGCGTCCGACGCGGCAGCAGGGGCCCCCTCGGGACCGCCCTCGCCCTGGACGGCGGGCAGGGTCTCGTCGCCCTCGGCGGGCTTGGGCTTCTTGCCGAAGAAGTAGGCCACCCAGATGCCCACCTCGTAGAGGATGACCATGGGCGCGGCCATGAGCAGCTGGTTCACCACGTCCGGGGTGGGGGTCACGATGGCGGCCACGATGAAGATGATCACGATGGCCCAGCGGCGCTTGGCGCGCAGCCACTTGTGGTCCACCACGCCGAAGCGGGCCAGGAAGAAGATGAACACCGGCATCTCGAAGATGATGCCGAAGGCGAACAGAAGCCCCAGAGCCATCGAGTAGTATTCCGAGAGCTTGGGGTTCAGGGTGACGATGTCCGAGGCGTAGTTGGCCAGGAAGGTGAAGCCGAAGGGGAAGACGATGAAGTAGCCGAAGCAGGCTCCGGAAACGAAGCACAGCGCGGTGAAGAAGGCCACCGGGATGGCCAGCTTGCGTTCTTCCTCATAAAGGCCCGGGGCGATGAAGCTCCATATCTGGTGGAAGATGAAGGGGCTCGCCAGGAAGATGCCGGCCACGAAGGCGGCCTTCATGGAGACGAAGAACCCTTCTGTTAGGGCCGTGGTCTGGATGACGCTGCTCTGGGGCAAAACCTGCTTCAGCGGGCGGAGCATCACCTCAAGGATGCGCTCCGCGAAGGCGAAGCATATCCCGAAGCCGATGACGGCCGCGATGATGACGCGCGTCAGGCGCACCCGGAGTTCCTCCAGGTGCTGCAGCAGGCTCATCTCGTGCCCAGGCCCGGAAGCGTCGGGAATCGGGCTCACGCCTTTCCGCCCTGCACGGCCTGGGCGTCGTCCTGGCTCAGGGAATCAAGGCCGGAGCCCATGTCCACCAGAATGGGGCTGGCCACGAACACCGAGGAGTACGTGCCGGTGACCACGCCGATGATCATTGCCAGGGCGAAATCCTTGAGCGCGCTGCCGCCGAAGATGTACAGGGCGGTCACGGTGAACAGGGTGATGAGCGAGGTCAGGAGCGTCCGCGAAAGGGTCTGGTTCACGGCGGTGTTGATGACCTTCTCCAGGGGCTCGTCCTTGGCATGGTGGAGGCGTTCGCGGATACGGTCGTAGACGATGATGGTGTCGTTCAGCGAATAGCCCAGGATGGTCAGCAGCGCCGCCACCACGGTGAGGTCGAACTCCAGGTTGAAAAGCGAGAAGAAGCCGATGGTGAGCATGATGTCGTGGATGTCCGCCACCAGCGCGCCCAGGGCGAACTTGAGCTTGAGCACCCAGCACAGCACCAGGGTGATGAGGATGGCCCCGACGATGAGCCAGCCCGTGGATGCGCCAAGTTCGCGCAGCGCCCAGATGCCCACGGCCAGGCCGCCGGCCATGGCCCCGGCGGCCAGCCAGCGCTGCTCGAAGCGCCCAGAGATGTAGATGGCGATGATGAGAACCGCGTAGAAGATGGCGTTGAGCGCTCCGGCGCGCAGGTCGGCGCCCACCTTGGGGCCGACCACTTCCAGGCGCTGCACCTCGAAGGCCCCCTCGCCCAGCTCCGCCTTGAGGGCCTGGTCGACCTTCACGCGCACCTGCTCCAGGGGCTCGCCCTTCTCGGACGCGCTGATCAGGAAGGAGTTGTCCTTGTCCTGGCCCAGGCGCTGCACGGTGAGGTGCGGCAGCCCGGCGGCGTCCAGAGGCTTTTTGATGTCGTCCGGGGTGACGTGCTTGGTGAACTTGAGCTGGATGGTCATGCCGCCCGCGAAGTCCACGCCGTAGCGGGGGCCGCCTTTGGTCACCAGGGAGACTACCCCGGCCAGCACCAGCAGGGCGGAAAGGATGTAGGCGTACTTGCGGTAGCCAAGGAAATTGAAATTGATGTCCGGCTTGATGAACTCAAGTCCCATGGATTCCCCCATAGCGAATGTGGCGCCGGAAGCGGCGCAAGTGGAGTGAAATCGGCCTTTTCGGGTGCGTTGTCAAGCCTTGCCGCCACCGTCCCGTAGCCGGGAAGGCGGAGGAGCCGGCCGGGGAAGGCGCGTCAGCTTTTCTTGGCGAGCTTCTTGGAAGCGTCCTTGGAAGTGACCTGGGGCTTGGCGGCCTTGCGGGAGGATTTGGCCCCCGGCTTGTCGATCTTCCTGACCGGCGTGCCCAGGTCGCTCAGGGCCGGGACGGGGCTCACCCCCCGGAACTCCTCTTCGATGGGCTTAAGCGGCATGGCCTCCACGGGGGCGGGGCGGTCGCGCTCCACAAGGCGCGTCATGGCCTGGACTCCGCCAGCGGAACACAACTCGCCGCCCTTGATCACCAAGGCGGCGAAAAGTCCGATCAGCAGAAGCAGCTTGAAGAAGTCGAAACCCCGCATGGCACTCCTCGGGTCGCGGACGGCTGGAGATTCGTCCGGAAGGTCGCCACCGGATACACCCCGCCGTTGCCATTTGCAAGCAGGGGTACCGGAGAAAAGTTACCGGATCGTGCCGGGGAGCGGCGCGAGAGGACGAAATATATTTTGCTGTGCAATTCCAGAAGGCTATGCGCCAACAATCCCGGGTGATGTTGCGGCATGAGGGGAAGCCCTTGGCGGCCAAAGGGACTTCGTCCCGTTGGAATCCCGTATGGTTCGCGACGCGGGCCAGGCGATGGTTTTGCACGGCGTCGCTCCCATGAAAAACGAAACGGGGCCTCGCGGCCCCGTTTTCGTTCGTTTCCGGATGTTATGGCGTTATTTCAGGTACTTCATGAAGCCAGAACCCGGGGTCATGACCACCCGGCCGTTCTCCCGCAAGGATTTCTTGTAGGCATCCATGCTGCGCATGAAGCTGTAGAACTCCGGCGACTGGCCCAGGGACTCGGCATAGGTCTTGGTGGCCACGGCGTCGCCTTCGCCACGGATGACCTCGGACTGCTTGTTGGCTTCGGCCACGATGACCGTGCGCTCCCGTTCCGCGCCGGACTTGATCTTGGCCGACTCCTCCTGGCCCTCGGAGCGGTACAGCTTGGCCGTGCGCTCGCGCTCGGCCTTCATGCGCCCGAAGATGGCCTTCTCGTTCTGGGCCGGAAGGTCCGTGCGCTTGACCCGCACGTCCATGATCTGCAGGCCGAAGTTCTTGACCGTGTCGTTGACGTTGCTGGTGACGATGGCCATGATTTCGGCCCTGCGCGAGGAGACCACCTCCTCCATGGAATAGCTGCCTATGGCCACGCGCACCTCGGCGTAGACCAGGTCGTCCAGGCGGGACTTGGCGCGCTCCACGGTGCCCAGGCTGCGGTAGAACTGCAGCGGGTCAACAATGCGCCACTTGGCGTAGTTGTCCACCACCAGCGTTTTCTTTTCCTTGGTGAGCACCTCGGCCGGGTTGGCCTCGTAGTGCAGCACCCGGGAGTCGATGTAGACCACATTCTGTACGAAGGGCAGCTTGAAGTGCAGACCGGGTCCCAGCGAATCCGAGACCGGCTTGCCCAGCTGCAGCACCAGGGCCTGCTGGGTTTCGTCCACGGTGAAGACGCACTGCATGACCACGATGGCCGCCACCAGGGCCGACAGGGCGAGGATGACTACTCTGCGCACGGCTATTTCCCTCCCTTGTCGCCCGTTTTGACCCGGCCCTGGCGGTCCAGGGGCAGGTAGGGCACTGCCTGCTTGAGGGCGTCGTCCGAGAGGATGATCTTCTCGAGATCGGGATTGGAGAAAACTTCCTCCATGGTCTCGATGAATATGCGCTCGCGTGTGACGTCCTTGGCCTTGTTGTATTCGGCCAGGACGGCCAGGAAACGCGACGCCTCGCCCTTGGCCTTGCGCACCACGGATTCCTTGTAGGCCTGGGCGTCGTTGATCATGGTCGCGGCCTGGCCGCGAGCCTTGGGCAGGATGTCGTTCTGGTAGGCCTCGGCCTCGTTGATCACCCGGTTCTTGTCCTCCATGGCGCTGGCCACGTCCTTGAAGGCCTCCATGACGTCCTTGGGCGCGTGCACGTCCTGAAGCTGCACGGCAACCACGGTGACGCCGGAGTTGTAGCGGTCCAGGATGGACTGCAGGAGTTCCTTGGTGGTATTTTGGATTTCCAGCTTGCCCGTGGTCAGCACGGTGTCGATGGTCTTGTTGCCGATGACCTCGCGCATGGCCGCCTCGGCGGCGGCCTTGACCGTGGTCACGGGCTGCTGGACGCGGAAGAGCCATTCCACGGGATCGCCGATCTGGTACTGCACCACGAACTGCACGTCCACGATGTTGTCGTCGCCCGTGAGCATAAGGGCTTCCTCGGGCACGGGCTTGTACTGATAGGCAGCGCTGTCCTTGCCCCCCATGGACCTGAAGCCGATGAGTTCGTTGCGGATTTGCGATATGTTGGGCGTCTGCACGCTTTCCACCGGGAAGGGGATGTGGTAGTGCGGTCCTGGGCCGGTGGTGCGGTCGTAGGCGCCGAAGCGCTTGACCACGCCCACTTCGCCGGGCTCCACGATGTAGATCCCCGAGGCCAGCCACAAGACGGC
Coding sequences:
- a CDS encoding ABC transporter permease, whose product is MPNAASWSWTEWPRKAVRRAVLIRRILGMSIGALWAFKLRSFFVVLAVALGIAALTIIIASVDGARRKALEIVEWFGPDAVLVFGGNIETRAVGQRVMTLSWQDAQSIEGSLPGAYLVVPMRSKFSITLRFENRNTVTPVVVGATADYAEAWNWPLAEGRDISEDDVKHSAKVGLIGDYPAKELFGDESPIGQVILVQDLPVQIIGRLAYRGFTPGGGGTSVDDRIIIPISTLTQRFNLERKYFRALRVKFLDPELMDSHIENLRSLLRHNHNLRPEDPDDFSILSASEILKFLTMITGGIMVFLGITAGAAIVVGGFVLANLLFLSVSERREEIGLKKALGATSAAITIQFLTEAVLLTLVGALIGMGIGIGMGQLLAALGLLEIKLSVKLFVLALASALAIALVAGLKPARRAAAMDPIEALRGGEE
- a CDS encoding ABC transporter ATP-binding protein; protein product: MDATPLISLRDITKHYVQGDMRTDVLRGVTLDIGSGEFVALQGPSGSGKSTLLHIIGLLDRASSGSYLLGGRDVSRLDDDALSELRNQVIGFVFQSFYLIPYASALDNVMLPGLYSGKPQAELRDRARFLLEQVGLADRMRHKPPQLSGGQQQRVALARAMLSAPDLILADEPTGQLDSKTSAEIMSLFAQVNALGTTVIVVTHDEETASHAKRRILVLDGVAA
- the tatC gene encoding twin-arginine translocase subunit TatC translates to MSPIPDASGPGHEMSLLQHLEELRVRLTRVIIAAVIGFGICFAFAERILEVMLRPLKQVLPQSSVIQTTALTEGFFVSMKAAFVAGIFLASPFIFHQIWSFIAPGLYEEERKLAIPVAFFTALCFVSGACFGYFIVFPFGFTFLANYASDIVTLNPKLSEYYSMALGLLFAFGIIFEMPVFIFFLARFGVVDHKWLRAKRRWAIVIIFIVAAIVTPTPDVVNQLLMAAPMVILYEVGIWVAYFFGKKPKPAEGDETLPAVQGEGGPEGAPAAASDAALEEAQASESHGAQTPVLPEGGPSVEQTPGTPELPTPGESEASSGAPVPAPAVDAQAAEREAHDVAALGHDEAAPLSAGQAAAKPDAPAEAASGGQPAVVKAPADEAPKAKPGGENKS
- the secF gene encoding protein translocase subunit SecF; its protein translation is MGLEFIKPDINFNFLGYRKYAYILSALLVLAGVVSLVTKGGPRYGVDFAGGMTIQLKFTKHVTPDDIKKPLDAAGLPHLTVQRLGQDKDNSFLISASEKGEPLEQVRVKVDQALKAELGEGAFEVQRLEVVGPKVGADLRAGALNAIFYAVLIIAIYISGRFEQRWLAAGAMAGGLAVGIWALRELGASTGWLIVGAILITLVLCWVLKLKFALGALVADIHDIMLTIGFFSLFNLEFDLTVVAALLTILGYSLNDTIIVYDRIRERLHHAKDEPLEKVINTAVNQTLSRTLLTSLITLFTVTALYIFGGSALKDFALAMIIGVVTGTYSSVFVASPILVDMGSGLDSLSQDDAQAVQGGKA
- the hflC gene encoding protease modulator HflC, with the protein product MRRVVILALSALVAAIVVMQCVFTVDETQQALVLQLGKPVSDSLGPGLHFKLPFVQNVVYIDSRVLHYEANPAEVLTKEKKTLVVDNYAKWRIVDPLQFYRSLGTVERAKSRLDDLVYAEVRVAIGSYSMEEVVSSRRAEIMAIVTSNVNDTVKNFGLQIMDVRVKRTDLPAQNEKAIFGRMKAERERTAKLYRSEGQEESAKIKSGAERERTVIVAEANKQSEVIRGEGDAVATKTYAESLGQSPEFYSFMRSMDAYKKSLRENGRVVMTPGSGFMKYLK
- the hflK gene encoding FtsH protease activity modulator HflK, which translates into the protein MNWDWEKLQDKRQRQFGTGPDFKNLGDEFKRMTDFNFRIPGGPKVVAILVAVLWLASGIYIVEPGEVGVVKRFGAYDRTTGPGPHYHIPFPVESVQTPNISQIRNELIGFRSMGGKDSAAYQYKPVPEEALMLTGDDNIVDVQFVVQYQIGDPVEWLFRVQQPVTTVKAAAEAAMREVIGNKTIDTVLTTGKLEIQNTTKELLQSILDRYNSGVTVVAVQLQDVHAPKDVMEAFKDVASAMEDKNRVINEAEAYQNDILPKARGQAATMINDAQAYKESVVRKAKGEASRFLAVLAEYNKAKDVTRERIFIETMEEVFSNPDLEKIILSDDALKQAVPYLPLDRQGRVKTGDKGGK